Genomic DNA from Amycolatopsis alba DSM 44262:
CCCGTCGCGTGCGCTGTGAGCGCTTCCGTCTGGACGCCGAAGCCGGTCATGAGTCCCTCCGCAGGATCGGGCCGCCGAAGTCGTCGTCATCGGCGGGAGCGGGGCGCGCCGGACGCTGCGTGCGGACAGGCTGCTGCTGAACGGGCGAAGCGGGTCCGGCGAGGGATTCCGCGGGCGGGGGAGCGCTCGGCCCGAGCGGCTCGACGTGGGCGTTGAACGCCTCTTTGAACTGCTCCGCCCGGTCGCCGAGAATCGGCTGGACGGTCTGCTGCATCGCGGCCGCGGCCTGCTG
This window encodes:
- a CDS encoding YbaB/EbfC family nucleoid-associated protein, with product MADQEAKLDAAIRSFQEQAAKAAELKDKIAGLRGSARNADGSVTVTVAPSGALLGLQLSPKAMNRTHTALQQDILNAIREATQQAAAAMQQTVQPILGDRAEQFKEAFNAHVEPLGPSAPPPAESLAGPASPVQQQPVRTQRPARPAPADDDDFGGPILRRDS